From the genome of Falco cherrug isolate bFalChe1 chromosome 14, bFalChe1.pri, whole genome shotgun sequence, one region includes:
- the CCNE1 gene encoding G1/S-specific cyclin-E1, protein MRRESDCAEEKAPARGDGGAEGAMRTRKRKADVATFLQDPDEEVAKMEMTRKKQYETQPSWNNVHKNAHMLIPTPDKDDDPVGVDYSHFIHLSIVPTRASPLPVLGWANREDVWKNMINKEETYVRDKLYMQKHPLLQPKMRTILLDWLMEVCEVYKLHRETFYLAQDFFDRFMATQQNVVKTLLQLIGISSLFIAAKLEEIYPPKLHQFAYVTDGACTEDEILSMELIIMKALNWNLNPLTVISWLNIYMQVAYLNELYEVLLPQYPQQIFVQIAELLDLCVLDIGCLEYTYGVLAASALYHFSSSELMQKVSGYEWCEIEECVKWMVPFAMAIREVGSSKLKHFRGIAPEDLHNIQTHINSLDLLDKAQAKQAMLAEQNRTSPFPTGVLTPPQSSKKQSSGLKPI, encoded by the exons ATGCGCCGGGAGAG CGACTGCGCGGAGGAGAAGGCGCCCGCCAGGGGGGACGGGGGCGCGGAGGGCGCCATGCGGACCCGCAAGAGGAAAGCTGATGTGGCCACG tTCTTGCAGGATCCTGATGAAGAGGTCGCCAAAATGGAGATGACCAGGAAAAAGCAGTATGAAACCCAG CCATCCTGGAATAATGTTCACAAAAATGCCCATATGCTGATTCCTACGCCAGATAAAGATGATGATCCAGTTGGTGTTGATTACTCTCACTTCATACATCTAAGTATTGTGCCAACTAGAGCTTCACCACTACCAGTTCTAGG CTGGGCAAACAGAGAAGACGTGTGGAAAAACATGATAAACAAAGAAGAGACATACGTGAGGGATAAACTTTATATGCAAAAGCACCCTCTCCTGCAACCTAAAATGAGAACAATCCTTCTAGACTGGCTGATGGAG GTTTGCGAAGTCTACAAGCTTCATAGAGAAACTTTTTATTTAGCACAAGATTTCTTTGATCGGTTTATGGCAACACAACAGAATGTTGTAAAAACACTATTGCAGCTTATTGGTATCTCTTCTTTATTCATAGCAGCAAAGCTTGAG GAAATTTACCCACCAAAGTTGCACCAGTTTGCCTATGTTACAGATGGAGCTTGTACAGAAGATGAAATCCTCAGTATGGAATTGATCATTATGAAG GCTCTTAATTGGAACTTAAATCCACTGACTGTTATATCGTGGCTGAACATTTACATGCAAGTTGCATATTTAAATGAGCTTTATGAGGTATTGCTGCCACAATATCCACAGCAAATATTTGTACAAATAGCAGAG CTCTTGGATCTCTGTGTGCTGGATATTGGCTGCTTGGAATATACATATGGAGTActtgcagcttctgctttgtATCACTTCTCCTCATCTGAGTTGATGCAGAAAGTTTCAG GTTATGAATGGTGTGAGATAGAGGAATGTGTAAAATGGATGGTTCCATTTGCAATGGCTATAAGGGAAGTAGGAAGCTCCAAACTCAAACACTTTAGAGGTATAGCTCCTGAAGACTTGCACAATATACAGACGCACATAAACAGCTTGGATTTGCTG GACAAAGCTCAAGCAAAACAAGCCATGTTGGCTGAGCAAAATAGGACTTCACCTTTCCCAACTGGTGTCCTTACACCACCACAGAGTAGTAAGAAACAGTCTTCTGGACTGAAGCCAATATAA